From the genome of Marixanthomonas ophiurae, one region includes:
- a CDS encoding OsmC family protein — MKVTLNRVNDNYHFEAKGASGLPVHIDNKTGDEVHGSSPMELLLMGVGGCSAIDIVLILKKQRQEITSYKMEVEGKRKDLKSAKPFEAIHTTIHLEGAIDEEKAIRAAALSFEKYCSVSLTLEGNVAITYDIILNGKKIS; from the coding sequence ATGAAAGTAACACTGAACAGAGTAAACGACAATTATCATTTTGAAGCTAAAGGAGCATCAGGACTTCCTGTACATATTGACAATAAAACAGGCGACGAAGTTCATGGTTCCAGTCCCATGGAATTATTATTAATGGGCGTGGGCGGATGTAGTGCGATTGACATTGTTTTAATTTTGAAAAAACAACGACAAGAAATAACGTCATATAAAATGGAAGTGGAAGGAAAGCGAAAAGATTTAAAAAGCGCGAAACCTTTTGAAGCCATTCATACCACTATTCATTTAGAAGGTGCCATTGACGAAGAGAAAGCTATACGTGCGGCGGCTTTAAGCTTTGAGAAATACTGTTCTGTTTCCTTAACATTGGAAGGAAATGTAGCCATTACGTACGATATAATCTTGAACGGAAAAAAAATATCTTAA
- a CDS encoding RrF2 family transcriptional regulator: MLSRKTKYGIKALTFLAKREEDEPVPISVIAESENISQKFLESILLSMRKAGFLGSKKGKGGGYYLLKEAAEIKVAEVYRILEGPIAMVPCVSLNFYEKCDDCPDEDTCSVHKLMIQVRDNTLKIFENTTVEDIIIRE; encoded by the coding sequence ATGCTATCTAGAAAAACCAAATACGGAATTAAAGCTCTTACCTTTCTTGCAAAGCGTGAGGAAGATGAACCTGTACCTATCTCTGTAATTGCTGAATCTGAAAATATTTCACAAAAATTTCTGGAAAGTATATTACTTAGTATGCGTAAGGCTGGTTTTTTAGGTTCTAAAAAAGGAAAAGGTGGCGGTTATTACCTACTAAAAGAAGCAGCTGAAATAAAAGTTGCAGAAGTTTATAGAATATTGGAAGGCCCAATCGCAATGGTGCCTTGTGTGAGTTTAAATTTTTATGAAAAGTGTGATGACTGCCCTGATGAGGATACATGTTCGGTACATAAATTAATGATTCAAGTACGAGACAACACCCTGAAAATTTTCGAAAACACCACTGTTGAGGATATTATTATAAGAGAATAA
- a CDS encoding phosphoadenosine phosphosulfate reductase domain-containing protein, with protein sequence MKNISSKKMQLLNQSLRYEAPSEIIKFALQFSEKPWLTTSFGPYSAALLYAATQQKKDLQVVWCDTGYNTNATYSHAQILIEKLQLNIDIFTPNYTTAYIESMIGEPTIDNPKHEFFSEKVKLEPFQEALKKYTPDVWFTNLRKHQTHYRKSIDILSFTEDGILKVCPFYHFTDAQIIAYMQTNNLPAEFDYYDPVKALENRECGIHFQG encoded by the coding sequence ATGAAAAATATTTCTTCAAAAAAGATGCAACTTTTAAATCAAAGTTTACGGTATGAAGCCCCTTCAGAAATTATAAAATTTGCTTTGCAATTTTCTGAAAAACCTTGGCTTACTACTAGTTTTGGTCCTTATTCTGCAGCATTATTATATGCTGCAACACAACAAAAAAAAGACTTGCAAGTAGTTTGGTGCGATACCGGTTATAACACCAATGCAACGTATAGTCACGCACAAATTTTAATTGAAAAATTACAATTAAACATCGATATTTTTACACCTAATTATACAACCGCTTATATAGAGAGTATGATTGGTGAGCCTACCATTGATAACCCAAAGCACGAATTTTTTTCAGAAAAAGTTAAATTAGAACCTTTTCAAGAAGCTCTAAAAAAATACACTCCAGATGTTTGGTTTACCAACCTTAGAAAGCACCAAACACATTACCGGAAATCGATTGATATTTTAAGCTTTACTGAAGATGGTATTTTAAAAGTCTGCCCTTTTTACCATTTCACAGATGCACAGATCATAGCGTATATGCAAACGAATAATCTACCAGCAGAATTTGATTATTACGATCCCGTAAAAGCACTCGAAAACAGAGAGTGTGGTATTCATTTTCAAGGCTAA
- a CDS encoding pyridoxal-phosphate dependent enzyme — translation MIPTKEEVVATYNRVKPFVHQTPVITSSLLNSLAGADLYFKCENFQKMGAFKMRGAINAIQQLSDDQKNTGVVTHSSGNFAQALSLAAKNLGVKAYIVMPSNTPQVKKDAVLGYGGIITESQPTLAAREKEANRIQSETRATFIHPSNNTDVILGQGTAAIELLQKHPDLDCILTPVGGGGLIAGTALAAHYLAEKCQVIGSEPFEADDAWRSLQTGKIETNETTNTVADGLRTNLGNINFPIINKLVAQIIRVEETEIAAAMSLIWERMKIIVEPSSAVPLAAVLKKKAFFKNKKVGIIISGGNVDLKNLPF, via the coding sequence ATGATTCCAACTAAAGAAGAGGTTGTTGCTACTTACAATCGAGTTAAACCTTTTGTGCATCAAACTCCAGTAATTACTTCAAGTTTGCTAAATAGTTTAGCTGGTGCTGACTTGTATTTTAAGTGTGAAAATTTTCAGAAAATGGGCGCTTTTAAAATGCGGGGTGCCATTAATGCGATTCAGCAATTATCTGATGACCAAAAAAATACAGGAGTAGTAACACATTCCTCCGGAAATTTTGCCCAAGCGTTATCTTTAGCTGCCAAAAATTTAGGAGTTAAGGCATATATTGTAATGCCTTCAAATACACCACAAGTTAAAAAAGATGCGGTGCTTGGGTATGGAGGAATTATCACAGAATCCCAACCCACCCTTGCCGCTCGTGAAAAAGAAGCAAATCGAATTCAATCTGAAACACGAGCTACCTTTATTCATCCTTCCAATAATACAGATGTAATTTTAGGTCAAGGAACTGCAGCGATTGAATTGTTACAAAAGCATCCAGATTTAGATTGCATACTTACACCCGTTGGAGGTGGTGGATTAATAGCCGGAACAGCCTTAGCAGCTCATTACCTAGCTGAAAAATGTCAAGTAATAGGTAGTGAGCCTTTTGAAGCCGACGATGCTTGGCGTTCGCTACAAACTGGAAAAATTGAAACTAACGAAACTACAAATACTGTTGCCGATGGGTTGCGCACCAACTTGGGTAATATAAATTTTCCTATTATCAATAAACTGGTTGCCCAAATTATACGGGTGGAAGAAACTGAAATCGCTGCTGCCATGAGCCTTATTTGGGAACGAATGAAAATTATTGTGGAGCCTTCTTCGGCTGTCCCTTTAGCTGCAGTACTCAAAAAGAAAGCATTCTTCAAAAATAAAAAAGTAGGGATTATTATTTCTGGCGGAAATGTAGATTTAAAAAACTTGCCCTTTTAA
- a CDS encoding acyloxyacyl hydrolase, with protein sequence MNKKLLILFLFAPLFLFSQEETRSGFFIDANYFYGTIVRHNKDIAHLVTNHPQGLILGYNKKTFGTKRWHREYNYPDWGLSFVHQNPGNDILGENYGLYGHFNFYFLKRNIVFRIGQGIAYNTNPFNLETNFKNNAYGSDFLSSTYLLLNYNKQNLFKNIGLQAGLALVHYSNGNFRAPNSSTNSFTFNLGLQYEFKTEDPEYITDVIDEKVTEPIKFNLVLRSGINESDYVGLGQHPFLVVSTFLDKRISYKSKFQIGADVFFSEFLKKQIEYLVASQLDRSLTGDEDYKRVGVFVGHELTLNKLAIVSQFGYYAYYPYDFEGRTYIRAGLKYYLTDEIFGTTTLKSHGAKVEGVEFGIGFRI encoded by the coding sequence ATGAATAAAAAACTACTTATACTATTTCTTTTTGCTCCTTTATTTCTTTTTTCACAAGAAGAAACACGTTCTGGTTTTTTTATAGATGCCAATTATTTTTACGGCACTATTGTTCGGCACAATAAGGATATTGCTCACTTAGTAACAAATCACCCTCAGGGCTTAATTTTAGGGTACAACAAAAAAACATTTGGCACAAAACGCTGGCATCGGGAATACAATTATCCTGATTGGGGTTTGTCTTTTGTGCACCAGAATCCAGGTAATGATATTCTAGGTGAGAATTACGGTCTCTATGGTCACTTTAATTTCTACTTTTTAAAACGAAATATTGTCTTTAGAATTGGTCAAGGTATTGCTTATAATACCAACCCATTTAATTTAGAAACCAACTTTAAAAACAATGCTTACGGAAGTGATTTTTTAAGCTCTACCTACTTATTGCTTAATTACAATAAACAAAATTTGTTTAAAAATATAGGGTTACAAGCAGGTTTGGCGCTAGTTCATTATTCTAACGGAAATTTTAGAGCTCCCAATTCTAGTACCAACTCATTTACATTCAATCTTGGATTACAATATGAATTTAAAACAGAAGATCCTGAATACATAACTGATGTAATAGATGAAAAGGTTACAGAGCCTATAAAGTTTAACCTAGTGTTACGAAGTGGAATTAATGAGAGCGATTATGTGGGGTTAGGTCAACACCCTTTTTTAGTGGTTTCCACTTTTTTAGACAAGAGGATAAGTTATAAAAGTAAATTTCAAATAGGGGCAGACGTATTTTTTTCAGAATTTCTAAAAAAACAAATTGAATATTTAGTGGCTTCTCAATTAGACAGATCGCTCACTGGTGATGAAGATTACAAGCGGGTGGGAGTTTTTGTAGGCCATGAACTTACTTTGAACAAATTGGCTATTGTATCACAATTTGGTTACTACGCATATTATCCCTATGATTTTGAAGGAAGAACCTACATAAGGGCAGGTTTAAAATATTATCTTACAGACGAGATTTTCGGAACGACCACCTTAAAATCACACGGAGCAAAAGTAGAAGGGGTAGAGTTCGGAATTGGTTTCAGAATATAG
- a CDS encoding head GIN domain-containing protein has protein sequence MKKLLYIKAIYLIMVSCNSENAPDCFQTVGDPVTEEFIVDDFSKIRIETDVALQLKQGTTQQVLIKAGENLLPDISVTIDGETLVIKNNNSCNLVRDYDNLQAIVTTPNVSEIRNASSRNVSGNGMLVFPKLTLISNTTSGADDPRKSGDFYLNLRCEDFNVSANGQSVFYISGTTQQATLVFSDEFPRFEGENFLIDTLKIRQRSANKMVVNPVDRISGVIQGTGDVILVSRPLEIDVEELFTGRLIFQD, from the coding sequence ATGAAAAAATTATTATACATAAAAGCTATATATTTAATAATGGTTTCCTGTAATTCGGAGAACGCCCCAGATTGCTTTCAAACTGTCGGTGACCCTGTTACTGAAGAATTCATTGTGGACGATTTCAGTAAAATAAGGATAGAAACCGATGTCGCTTTACAACTAAAACAAGGGACTACTCAGCAAGTATTGATTAAGGCTGGTGAAAACCTATTGCCGGATATTTCCGTAACTATAGACGGAGAAACATTAGTTATAAAAAATAACAACAGTTGTAATTTAGTAAGGGATTATGATAATCTACAGGCTATTGTAACTACACCTAATGTTTCTGAAATAAGGAATGCTTCGTCTCGTAATGTTTCTGGTAACGGTATGTTGGTTTTTCCAAAATTAACTTTAATCAGTAATACAACTAGTGGAGCAGACGATCCTCGTAAAAGTGGAGATTTTTACCTAAATCTTCGATGTGAAGATTTTAATGTGTCAGCCAACGGACAAAGTGTTTTTTATATTTCAGGAACAACGCAACAAGCAACTTTGGTATTTAGCGACGAATTTCCCCGGTTTGAAGGCGAAAACTTCTTGATTGATACGTTAAAAATAAGGCAGAGAAGTGCTAATAAAATGGTTGTCAATCCGGTAGATAGAATTTCAGGTGTCATTCAAGGAACAGGCGATGTTATTTTGGTAAGCAGACCATTGGAAATTGATGTAGAAGAATTGTTCACAGGTCGTTTAATCTTTCAGGATTAA
- a CDS encoding acyloxyacyl hydrolase, producing MKQQLSVLIAFLVTCSVFSQEKEQKPFSLEADYFYGSILEHNPDIAHLITGHPRGFILTYNRKTYGFNEWERRYHYPDWGFTLAYQNLKNQYLGENVGLYGHYNWYFFNRNLVIRLGQGVAYASNPYDPETNFINNAYGTRFLSTTFLKANYVKENVYKGLGFQAGFGIIHYSNANLRAPNNSTNTWAFNVGLSYLFDHEEFPDYIVKDDPPSSSHAEKLKYNFVFRFGWNESDVVGQGQYPFYVASAFVDKRINYKSTLQAGVDVFFADFFKELIYYRSIAYPEDNLSGDEDYKRVGLFIGHELRFNKVAFVSQLGYYVYYPFDFENRIYNRLGLKRYFYNDKIFASVTVKAHWAKAEGVEFGVGIRL from the coding sequence ATGAAACAACAACTTTCCGTACTTATAGCTTTTCTAGTTACTTGTAGTGTCTTTTCACAGGAAAAAGAACAAAAACCATTCTCTTTAGAAGCAGACTACTTCTACGGTAGCATTTTAGAACACAACCCAGATATTGCACATTTAATTACAGGGCATCCAAGGGGTTTTATCCTTACCTATAACCGAAAAACTTATGGCTTTAATGAGTGGGAGCGTCGCTATCACTACCCGGATTGGGGTTTTACTTTAGCCTACCAAAACTTAAAAAATCAATATTTAGGAGAAAATGTTGGGTTGTATGGTCATTATAACTGGTATTTTTTTAATAGAAACCTCGTAATACGTTTGGGACAAGGTGTTGCTTACGCAAGCAATCCCTACGACCCAGAAACCAACTTTATTAACAATGCTTATGGAACACGCTTTTTAAGTACTACTTTTTTAAAAGCTAATTATGTGAAAGAAAACGTGTATAAAGGGCTTGGGTTTCAGGCTGGGTTTGGTATAATCCACTATTCTAATGCTAATTTAAGAGCACCAAATAATAGTACAAACACGTGGGCATTCAATGTTGGGCTTAGCTATTTGTTTGATCACGAAGAATTTCCCGATTATATTGTAAAAGATGATCCGCCGAGTTCGTCCCACGCCGAAAAGCTAAAGTATAACTTTGTGTTCCGCTTTGGTTGGAATGAAAGCGATGTGGTTGGGCAAGGACAGTATCCATTTTATGTAGCTTCGGCATTTGTGGATAAGCGAATTAATTATAAAAGTACGTTGCAAGCAGGTGTAGATGTGTTTTTTGCTGATTTTTTTAAAGAATTGATTTATTACCGCTCTATTGCATATCCAGAAGATAATCTTAGCGGAGATGAAGATTACAAACGAGTAGGGTTATTTATAGGACACGAACTCCGTTTTAATAAGGTAGCCTTTGTATCTCAATTAGGTTATTATGTTTATTATCCATTCGATTTTGAAAACAGAATATATAATCGACTTGGTCTAAAACGATATTTTTATAATGATAAAATTTTTGCTTCAGTAACCGTAAAAGCCCATTGGGCCAAAGCTGAAGGAGTTGAATTTGGAGTAGGTATCCGTTTATAA
- a CDS encoding head GIN domain-containing protein yields the protein MKKSIFLIMLLAFLGCDSDKGLNCFQAAGDIVQEEFAVGTFSKITVWERTQLFIKQGDIQKVVVETGENLLNDIEVQVEDGMLNLRNNNGCNLVRDYGLTKVYVTTPNIDRIRNSSGLSVESIGTLSFPNLTLISEDQENEDEYHIDGDFKLNLQVENLQIVANGLSNFFLTGTANTANFGIYAGDVRIQAANLLVGQLTIFHRGTQDMIVNPQEAIRGKIVSLGDIIAKNRPPIVEVEALYRGRLIFEEQ from the coding sequence ATGAAAAAATCAATCTTCTTAATTATGTTACTAGCCTTTCTTGGATGTGATTCCGATAAGGGATTGAATTGTTTTCAAGCTGCCGGCGATATTGTCCAAGAAGAGTTTGCAGTAGGTACTTTCAGTAAAATTACCGTTTGGGAACGTACCCAACTTTTTATAAAACAAGGCGATATACAAAAAGTAGTGGTTGAAACCGGTGAAAACCTTTTAAACGACATTGAAGTACAAGTTGAAGATGGTATGCTAAACCTTCGTAATAACAACGGTTGCAATTTGGTGCGAGATTATGGATTGACAAAAGTATATGTAACCACTCCAAACATCGATAGAATACGAAACAGTTCAGGGTTGTCTGTTGAGAGTATCGGCACCTTATCTTTCCCTAATTTAACGTTGATAAGTGAAGATCAGGAAAATGAAGATGAGTATCATATTGATGGAGATTTTAAGCTCAATCTTCAAGTTGAAAACTTGCAAATAGTAGCCAATGGACTATCCAATTTTTTTCTTACCGGTACTGCAAATACAGCTAACTTTGGCATTTATGCGGGAGATGTGCGCATTCAAGCCGCAAATCTCTTGGTGGGACAATTAACTATTTTTCATCGTGGCACGCAAGATATGATTGTAAATCCGCAAGAGGCCATTCGTGGAAAAATAGTGAGCCTGGGAGATATAATTGCAAAAAACCGACCCCCCATTGTTGAGGTGGAAGCATTATATAGAGGTCGTCTTATTTTTGAGGAGCAGTAA
- the gldA gene encoding gliding motility-associated ABC transporter ATP-binding subunit GldA, with amino-acid sequence MSISVSNITKNYGEQKALNNVSFEISAGEIVGFLGPNGAGKSTMMKILTTYLPASEGIATVNGFKVSEKDNDIQKSVGYLPEHNPLYLDMYVREFLNFQAEIYNTPKSEIELIIERTGLVLEANKKIQQLSKGYRQRVGIASALLHNPDVLILDEPTTGLDPNQLIEIRELIKSIGKEKTVLLSTHIMQEVEAICDRVIIINKGEIVLDKKLSELQSGQQQIVEVEFDYRVETVALQQLPNVTKVENPGGYFIYNIYFSSEKDMRSSVFDFAHDNGLKILQLHQKNTTLEKLFVDLTAPQK; translated from the coding sequence ATGTCAATAAGCGTTTCAAATATTACCAAAAACTACGGCGAACAAAAAGCGCTCAACAATGTTTCTTTTGAAATTTCAGCAGGGGAAATAGTAGGATTTTTAGGCCCAAATGGTGCTGGGAAATCTACGATGATGAAAATATTAACCACCTATCTCCCTGCTTCGGAAGGAATAGCTACGGTTAATGGATTTAAAGTTTCAGAAAAGGATAACGACATTCAAAAAAGTGTAGGCTATTTACCGGAACACAATCCATTGTATTTAGATATGTATGTACGAGAGTTTTTAAACTTTCAAGCTGAAATATACAATACACCAAAAAGTGAAATAGAGCTTATTATTGAGCGTACCGGTCTTGTACTTGAAGCAAATAAAAAAATACAACAACTTTCTAAAGGCTATCGACAACGAGTTGGTATTGCCAGTGCACTTTTACATAATCCCGATGTACTTATTCTCGATGAACCCACTACTGGACTAGATCCAAATCAGTTAATTGAAATACGGGAATTGATAAAAAGCATTGGAAAAGAAAAAACAGTGCTGTTATCCACTCATATTATGCAGGAAGTGGAGGCTATCTGCGATCGGGTGATTATTATCAACAAAGGTGAAATAGTACTCGACAAAAAACTAAGTGAATTACAGTCTGGACAACAGCAAATCGTGGAAGTGGAATTTGATTATCGAGTTGAAACGGTTGCCTTACAACAACTTCCTAATGTTACAAAAGTTGAAAATCCAGGCGGCTATTTTATTTATAACATCTATTTTTCTTCGGAAAAGGATATGCGAAGTTCTGTTTTTGACTTTGCTCACGATAATGGATTAAAGATTCTTCAACTTCATCAGAAAAACACAACCTTGGAAAAACTCTTTGTGGATCTTACTGCTCCTCAAAAATAA
- a CDS encoding bifunctional 3-deoxy-7-phosphoheptulonate synthase/chorismate mutase type II, whose product MQNSKKLRNWLEAFGLDHPLVIAGPCSAETQEQVLKIAHQLKDTDTTVLRAGIWKPRTRPGNFEGVGALGLKWLQEAKDQTGMLTTTEVANANHVDLALKHDIDILWIGARTTVSPFVVQEIADALQGTDKTVLIKNPVNPDLALWLGAVERFYSANVQNLGVIHRGFSTYEKTKYRNNPEWQIPIDLQNQFPDLPLILDPSHIAGRRDIIFELCQTALDLNYDGLMVETHYDPDNAWSDAKQQITPQTLDQMTVDLRIRKKGDDKVAFNNELSKLRAQIDVIDDKIVQMMGKRMKIADNIGVLKKDHNVAILQVKRWNEILGRMILAGEHNKLSEEFVLRLYKAIHQESIGHQKKVFKEE is encoded by the coding sequence ATGCAAAACAGCAAAAAACTACGCAATTGGTTAGAAGCATTTGGCCTTGATCATCCATTGGTCATTGCAGGTCCTTGTAGTGCCGAAACCCAAGAACAAGTGTTAAAAATAGCACATCAGTTAAAAGATACTGATACTACCGTACTCCGCGCCGGAATATGGAAACCCAGAACTCGACCAGGAAACTTTGAAGGGGTTGGAGCTTTAGGGCTTAAATGGCTTCAAGAAGCGAAAGACCAAACCGGTATGTTAACCACCACCGAAGTAGCGAATGCAAACCATGTAGATCTAGCATTAAAGCACGATATTGATATATTATGGATTGGCGCCAGAACCACCGTTTCTCCTTTTGTGGTTCAAGAAATAGCAGATGCATTGCAAGGAACCGATAAAACGGTGTTAATTAAAAACCCCGTAAACCCAGATTTAGCATTGTGGTTAGGTGCAGTAGAACGCTTTTACAGTGCAAATGTTCAAAATTTAGGAGTGATTCACCGAGGTTTTTCCACGTATGAAAAAACAAAATACCGAAACAATCCCGAGTGGCAAATACCTATTGACCTTCAAAATCAATTTCCAGATTTACCGTTGATTTTAGATCCTTCACATATTGCTGGCAGACGAGATATTATTTTTGAGTTATGCCAAACAGCATTAGATTTAAATTACGATGGACTTATGGTCGAAACACATTACGATCCCGACAATGCTTGGAGTGATGCTAAACAACAAATAACGCCACAGACATTAGATCAAATGACAGTCGATCTCCGCATCCGTAAAAAAGGAGATGATAAAGTGGCGTTTAACAATGAATTGAGCAAATTACGGGCGCAAATAGATGTGATCGATGACAAAATCGTACAAATGATGGGCAAACGAATGAAGATTGCTGACAACATTGGGGTGCTTAAAAAAGATCATAACGTAGCTATTTTGCAAGTAAAACGATGGAACGAAATCTTGGGCAGGATGATTTTGGCCGGAGAACACAACAAGCTGAGTGAAGAATTTGTATTGCGATTATACAAGGCAATTCACCAAGAATCCATTGGACATCAAAAGAAAGTTTTTAAAGAAGAGTGA
- the rsgA gene encoding ribosome small subunit-dependent GTPase A has translation MKGTVYKSTGSWYTVKSQQGDFYQCRIKGKFRIGGIKSTNPVAVGDHVAFKVETKGDETVGVIHKIESRDNYIIRKSVNLSKQTHIIAANIDVAFLLVTFNNPPTFTTFIDRFLITAEAYHVKAVLLFNKIDLYNEDELLEIKYLAALYREIGYDCIGISAKTGKNVDKVKALMQDKVSVFSGHSGTGKSTLVNIIEANLDLKTAKISEQHQQGQHTTTFAEMYDLSFGAQIIDTPGIRGFGVVEIDKEELGDYFPEFFELKQECKFNNCLHINEPQCAIKDALENQEIAWSRYKSYLQILEGEDDGYRKDIYKKE, from the coding sequence ATGAAAGGCACTGTTTATAAATCTACCGGAAGCTGGTACACCGTAAAATCGCAACAAGGTGATTTTTATCAATGCCGTATAAAAGGGAAATTTAGAATAGGAGGTATAAAAAGCACAAATCCTGTGGCTGTTGGTGACCATGTGGCCTTCAAAGTAGAGACAAAAGGCGATGAAACAGTTGGTGTTATTCATAAAATTGAATCACGGGATAATTACATCATCAGAAAATCGGTCAATCTTTCTAAACAGACGCACATTATTGCTGCGAACATAGATGTTGCCTTTTTGTTAGTTACTTTTAATAATCCACCAACTTTCACCACTTTTATAGATCGTTTTTTAATCACAGCCGAAGCTTACCATGTTAAGGCTGTTTTGCTTTTCAACAAAATAGATTTGTACAATGAAGACGAGTTGCTAGAAATAAAATATCTTGCTGCGCTATATCGGGAGATTGGTTATGATTGTATCGGTATTTCGGCAAAAACTGGAAAGAATGTAGATAAGGTAAAAGCTTTAATGCAAGATAAGGTGAGTGTGTTCTCAGGTCACAGCGGTACAGGGAAATCTACACTAGTTAATATTATTGAAGCTAACCTTGATTTAAAAACTGCTAAAATATCTGAACAACATCAACAAGGTCAACATACCACTACTTTTGCTGAAATGTACGATCTATCCTTTGGGGCTCAAATTATTGATACACCCGGAATTCGTGGATTTGGTGTAGTAGAAATAGATAAAGAAGAGCTGGGTGACTATTTTCCAGAATTTTTTGAACTTAAACAAGAGTGTAAATTCAACAATTGTCTTCATATAAATGAACCCCAATGCGCCATAAAAGATGCGCTGGAAAATCAAGAAATTGCGTGGTCTCGTTATAAAAGTTACTTACAGATTTTAGAAGGAGAAGACGACGGATACCGGAAGGATATTTATAAAAAGGAATAA
- a CDS encoding polyprenyl synthetase family protein yields MKIVSQIKLPIETEMELFEKKFSGAMSSKVALLNRITHYVVNRKGKQMRPMFVFLIAKMTGNGTVEERTYRGASVIELIHTATLVHDDVVDDSNRRRGFFSINALWKNKIAVLVGDYLLSKGLLLSIDHEDFDLLKIISVAVREMSEGELLQIEKARRLDITEAIYFDIIRQKTATLIAACCAMGAQSVNAPKEEVEAMREFGELIGIAFQIKDDLFDYGEEKIGKPTGIDIKEQKMTLPLIYTLNTVPPKDKRWIINSVKNYNKDKKRVKQVIAFVKDSGGLEYAVSKMKDYQQRALQILQKYPKSPYKDSLELMVNYVIERKK; encoded by the coding sequence ATGAAAATCGTTTCCCAAATAAAACTTCCCATTGAAACTGAAATGGAACTTTTTGAAAAAAAGTTCTCGGGAGCCATGTCATCAAAAGTGGCTTTGCTCAATCGCATTACCCACTATGTAGTAAATAGAAAAGGGAAACAAATGCGACCTATGTTCGTTTTTCTTATCGCAAAGATGACGGGCAACGGCACAGTGGAAGAACGCACCTATCGTGGCGCTTCGGTTATTGAGCTTATTCATACCGCAACTTTGGTTCACGATGACGTAGTGGACGACAGCAATCGCCGTAGGGGTTTCTTTTCCATTAATGCCCTTTGGAAAAATAAAATCGCCGTTTTAGTTGGTGATTATCTGCTCTCAAAAGGATTATTACTTTCTATTGATCACGAAGACTTTGATCTGCTTAAAATCATATCGGTAGCCGTTCGTGAAATGAGCGAGGGCGAATTACTTCAAATTGAAAAAGCCCGCCGACTTGATATTACCGAAGCCATTTATTTTGATATTATCCGCCAAAAAACAGCTACACTCATTGCTGCTTGTTGTGCGATGGGAGCACAATCCGTCAATGCCCCTAAAGAAGAGGTAGAAGCCATGCGCGAATTTGGGGAGTTAATCGGGATTGCTTTTCAAATAAAAGATGATCTTTTCGATTATGGTGAAGAAAAAATAGGCAAACCCACCGGAATCGATATTAAAGAACAAAAAATGACGCTTCCGTTAATTTATACGTTAAATACGGTTCCGCCCAAAGATAAGCGATGGATTATCAATTCAGTAAAAAACTATAATAAAGACAAAAAAAGAGTAAAGCAAGTCATTGCTTTTGTTAAAGATTCTGGCGGTCTTGAATATGCTGTTTCAAAAATGAAAGACTATCAGCAACGTGCGTTGCAAATTCTTCAGAAATATCCAAAATCACCTTATAAAGACTCGTTAGAATTGATGGTAAATTATGTGATAGAACGAAAAAAATAG